One genomic segment of Blastocatellia bacterium includes these proteins:
- a CDS encoding TraR/DksA family transcriptional regulator — MKSDWKKYHDTLVAERNRLQRMIEAEEGERFELSVETDAGDEADKSSVASMREFTITRVDLSRQTLRQIQEAIERIHNGEYGHCLNCGEPITAKRLAAVPWARYCVKCQEMKEKGLLDEQDEPLADEEL; from the coding sequence ATGAAATCGGATTGGAAAAAATACCACGACACATTGGTTGCCGAACGGAACCGCCTGCAGCGCATGATCGAGGCTGAGGAAGGGGAACGATTTGAACTCTCAGTCGAAACGGATGCCGGCGATGAGGCTGACAAAAGCTCTGTGGCCAGCATGCGCGAATTTACTATCACGCGCGTTGACCTGAGCCGACAAACGCTTCGACAAATCCAAGAGGCTATCGAACGCATCCACAACGGTGAATACGGACACTGCCTCAACTGCGGCGAGCCAATTACCGCGAAGCGACTGGCGGCTGTTCCCTGGGCCAGATATTGTGTGAAATGCCAGGAGATGAAAGAAAAGGGCTTGCTCGACGAGCAGGATGAACCATTGGCCGACGAAGAACTTTAG